A section of the Roseivirga sp. BDSF3-8 genome encodes:
- a CDS encoding DoxX family membrane protein — MTANKFSAYLFARLAVGGSFTGHGLIRMPKLDGFSQWMTGEFSGSPLPQWLVTPFAYALPFAELALGLLLLVGLFSRLALTSASIIMLTLIFGSCMIENWSAVATQLFYSLYLAILLALHEYNRYSLDYKLGIA; from the coding sequence ATGACAGCCAATAAATTTAGCGCTTACCTGTTCGCCAGGTTAGCAGTAGGGGGTAGCTTTACAGGGCATGGCCTTATCAGGATGCCCAAGCTGGATGGTTTCAGCCAGTGGATGACAGGAGAGTTTTCCGGCTCACCCTTACCCCAGTGGCTTGTAACACCTTTTGCTTACGCCTTACCATTTGCCGAACTCGCCCTTGGCTTATTACTTCTGGTGGGGTTGTTTTCACGGCTGGCCTTAACATCAGCCTCCATTATCATGCTCACCCTGATTTTTGGCTCATGCATGATCGAAAACTGGAGCGCCGTGGCTACCCAGCTATTTTACTCTCTTTACCTTGCTATACTTCTGGCACTGCATGAATATAACCG